From the genome of Hymenobacter gelipurpurascens:
GCTAATTCTGCGGCGGAGCGCGGTGTTTCTACAGCTAGCAGCAACGAGGTCAGGTCGTCCTGTAACAGGCCTAGGGTGGCGGCTACGGCATCGGCGTTGCGCAGAGGGCGCTCGGCGCGTTCCGGAAACAGCACATTGAGGAGCTGATCGGCCAGATGGCAGAATGCCGGCCCCGGCAGCGGCGCGGCGGCTTGCTGATGAGCGTGCGCCAGGGCCTGAATGAATGCATCGTGCGACATACGGAGCTATCTGAAAGCGGCACTAGGCCTTTGCCTAGCTGCCTGTGGGCCGTAAGATATACTTGCAAGGCCCAGTCAGCAACCTGCGTGGCCGCGGAAGGTTTCGCTTTGGGCAATAAGTAACCGCCACGCAAGGGTTTGCGTTAGCCTGAGAGTTCTCGTCGTCTTTCACCTAACCTAGCCTGACCATGGCCGATACCACCATCACGAAAGTAGATTCCAGACATTCACCCAAAGGCCCCGAGGGCGAAAAATACCTGGCCTCCGGTACGCATCTATCCATGCGGCTCTGGGAAAATGAGTCGCCGGCTGAAGCCAAGGAGCCGGTTACCCGCTCCTACGAAACGGTAGGCTATGTTATTCAGGGGCGGGCTGAGCTGCATCTGGAAGGCCAGATGGTGCTGCTGGAGCCCGGCAACTCCTGGGTAGTGCCTCGCGGCGCCTCGCATACCTACAAAATTCTGGAAGCCTTTACGGCTGTAGAAGCCACAGCGCCGCCCGCACAAGTGCACGGCCGCGACGATAAATAAGCCCCACCCGCCCCAGTAAACCACAACAGGCCTAGCGAAATGATTTTCTAGGCCTGTTGTGATTTACTGGGGTATATGCGCTGGCCTTGGTGCTTTTTTCACACATCTAACGATACAAATCTTTCTTTATATGTTATAATAATATAGCATTTTTATAAGTACCTTGAGAGTGGAAGACGGAGCATGCCAGCGTAGGGAATCAGGCGTGCGAAGCGTTGCTTAGGCACGCACTTATGGCTGTGATTTTTCAACCTGCAGTGTTGCTTCATAGAGGAGGTCAGCACTACGCATTGCTCCTTCAAGATGAAACAACCTTACTTTCTGGTGGCAGCGGGCTTACTTCTGCCGTGTACATACTCAGTGGCCGCTCCGGCCCTGTATGTGAACAATCTTAGCCTGACGGGCGACATTTACACTACGGCTATAGGTAGTGATGTGACGGGCACGGGCTCCAGCAGTGCGCCTTTTGCCACCGTAGCCGCCGCCCTACGCGCCGCCGATGCCACTACTACCACCATTTATATTGATGCCGGCACCTATTCCGAGCGTGTGGTGCTGGATAAGAACATCAGCCTGCAGGGCGCCGGCAGGGCCATCGACAACCCCGGCGCGGCTACTATCTTCAATGGTGGCCTAGCGGCATCTAGCGCTCAAACCCAGGAAACGGGCATCTACATTGCTACTCCGGGGAGTGGCTCCGTGTTCGTAAAAATCTCGAAGTTGACGGTTCGCAACTACGACTATGGCATCCAGACCTATGGCAGTAGCCCGCTGACTAACTTTGTACTGGAGGATGTGGAGGCGGTTTCTAACCGACAGCACGGTATTTTCTGGAATGCCTTGGCCGGCACCAGCAACATCACCTTCCGGCGGGTGCGGGCCGCCCAGAACGCGCTGCCGCCAAACACCAATACCAACGGCGCGGGGCGCGGCCTGTTTGTGGTGAATGGCCACAAGCAGAACATTCTGGTAGAAGACAGCCAATTTGAGCAGAACCGCCGGGGTGGCCTAGACATCAACGATGGCAGTGTAAGTGGCCTGGTCATTCGCAACAACCGTTTCACCCTGAATGCCGGGGCCGCCTTAGCGATACTCGGGGCAGCAGGGCAGCGGGGCGCCGGCGGCACCTATACCACCATTGCGGCCCTCATCGAGAACAACCTCATCCGCGACAATCCTTCTAACGGCATGGAACTGAAGGCCTGCACCGGCAGTGGCCTAGGCGCCGGCCCTGGCAGCTTTGTGGTGCGCGGCAACTACATTGCCCGTGGCCTAGGCCAGCCACAGAACATAGGCGAGGACAACGCGGGCATTGCCTTCCTTAACCGCGACCGGGGTATCATCAATGCGGGTGGTGGCCTCAACGGCGACCTGACAACGGGAGGCGCCTTCATTCAGAGCAATACCGTTCGGGGGTATTTAGCCGATGCGTTCAGCTCCTTTTTTGGCAGAAACGGCTTTGGTGTAGTGCTGGAAGGCAGCAATAACAAGGTGTTCAACAATGTAATTGCTCGCTGCCAATACGGGGTTCAGGTGCAGGATATTGCCGCTGCGCCCCTTCTTAACTCGCCCCTGTTTGATATCGACCGCAACACTCCTTTGGTATCTGTGAATGATAGCATTCGGCAGAACCGCCTTGATACCTGCACCACGGCACTACGCGGTATCAACTTAAGCAATGTAGTAGAGGCGGGCCTGAACTGGCTGGGCAATAGCACCTTTTTGGCCGTGCGAGGCACCAGCGGCAGTGCAGGCGCCGTTGTTACGCTGGGTGCTCCTGGCGGCTTTCCTGCGCAGTCAGCCTTTGAGCCCACGGGCTTCATCACGTACTCTCCCTTCCTCAACTCCCGCACCGATGCCTCTGCCGCGGCCGGCTTTCAGGGAGACCTGTCTTTCCTGAATGTAGATCGGTTCTGCCCGACTCCGGGCCCGGTTGCCTGCTTGCAGAAAGGGGTGGACTTTGTGACGGAGAACGGCACCGTGTATATGTCGGCGGAGGTGTACAACCAAAGTGTGGTCATCACCAAAAACCTGACCCTCACCAACACCGGAGCCCCCACTACCATCCAGAACGTTACCCTGAATAGCTTAGGCAAAGTCCTGACGCTGGGCTCTCCGGTGAGTATCACGGGGGCCCTGACGCTCAACAGCGGCCTGATCAGCAGCACGGCCACCAACCTGCTGACCCTGACCAATACGGCCACCAGCAGCGCCGGCAACGCCAACTCCTTCGTGAGTGGCCCCATGCAAAAAAACGGGAATTCGGCCTTTGTGTTTCCCCTAGGGAAAGGCTCTACCTGGGCTCGGTTGGGCATTTCTGCCCCCGCTACGGCGGCCACCAGCTTTCTGGCCGAGTATTTCGCGGCCTCATACCCTTCCGCCGCCCTGGCCGGAGCCCTGACCAGCGTAAGCCGCGTGGAATACTGGAACCTTGCGCGTACCGCTGGCACCGACAACGTAACGGTGCGCCTGTTCTGGGAAGACGGCACCCGCAGCGGCATCACGTTCTCCCCTAAGCTGCAGGTAGCCCGCTTCGATGGCACGGCCTGGAACACGGAAGGCAATGGTGGCCTAGACGGAAGTGCGCCAGCCGGCTCCGTAGCATCAGCGGCGGCCGTGAGCCAGTTTAGCCCGTTTACTTTCGCCTCCCTGCCGCCGCTGCCGGTAGAGCTGGTACGCTTTCAGGCCGCCGCTGCCCCGAACGGCGTAGTGGACCTGCGCTGGGCTACAGCGTCGGAAAGAGACAATAAGGGGTTTGGGCTGGAGCGCAGCCTGGATGGGCAGCTCTGGCAGCAGCTGGCCTTTGTGCCGGGGCAGGGCTCCACCTTGCTTCGGCAGGAATACCGCTACGCCGACCGGCCCGGGACCTTCGGTAGGCCACTGTATTATCGGTTGCGGCAGCAGGATATGGGGGGCCGCAGCACGTACTCTTCGGTAGCTACGGTGGTGCTGGCAGCTTCTGATGTGGCGGGCACGCTCACGCTGCACCCGAACCCCGCCTCCCCTACTGACCAGGTGACGCTAGGCCTCTCCCGCCCGCTTGGCTCGGCCGCCCGCCTGCTCCTGCTCGACCTCACCGGCCGCCTGGTCATGAGCCAGCCGGTGCCTGCCAACGCTACTGAAACTACCCTGACACTCCCGGATGAGCTGGCCGCCGGCACCTATTTGGTGCAGCTAACTGGCACGAAGCAGTTCAGTAAGCCAACGCGGCTTGTCAGGAAGTAGCCAGCACATTCTAAACCATAAAACCGGCCTTAGTAGCCGGTTTTATGGTTTTTATAGCGCTTGTGTCGCCTGGCTCAGGTCGCAAACTCGGCCACTTTAGCCAGCACTGAGGCTACCACTTCATCAGCCTGAAACAGGCCTTGTTGCCGCCATAGCTCTACTCCCTGGTGTACCAACACGCAGGTAGGCAGCTGGGTGGGCGTAAAACTCCGTACCACGGCCGAGTAGTTGGCCTCATCTACTTTCAGAACCCGTACGGCAGGCCCCAGCCGCCGTTGCAGCGCCGCAAGGTCGGCCGGAGAATAGGCCGGTGACTGAGCGCCCATGTCGCCTGCCAAAGGAGGAAGCATCACCAGTAACACAGCTGTTACGGGCAAAACCTGCGCAGTAGAGGGCAACATGCCTGACATGGGAAAAGAAAAATAAGTACAGCAGCAAAACTAGGCTGCGGAGAAGGTCTAGCGCATGACGGCCGTC
Proteins encoded in this window:
- a CDS encoding cupin domain-containing protein, which translates into the protein MADTTITKVDSRHSPKGPEGEKYLASGTHLSMRLWENESPAEAKEPVTRSYETVGYVIQGRAELHLEGQMVLLEPGNSWVVPRGASHTYKILEAFTAVEATAPPAQVHGRDDK
- a CDS encoding right-handed parallel beta-helix repeat-containing protein; the encoded protein is MKQPYFLVAAGLLLPCTYSVAAPALYVNNLSLTGDIYTTAIGSDVTGTGSSSAPFATVAAALRAADATTTTIYIDAGTYSERVVLDKNISLQGAGRAIDNPGAATIFNGGLAASSAQTQETGIYIATPGSGSVFVKISKLTVRNYDYGIQTYGSSPLTNFVLEDVEAVSNRQHGIFWNALAGTSNITFRRVRAAQNALPPNTNTNGAGRGLFVVNGHKQNILVEDSQFEQNRRGGLDINDGSVSGLVIRNNRFTLNAGAALAILGAAGQRGAGGTYTTIAALIENNLIRDNPSNGMELKACTGSGLGAGPGSFVVRGNYIARGLGQPQNIGEDNAGIAFLNRDRGIINAGGGLNGDLTTGGAFIQSNTVRGYLADAFSSFFGRNGFGVVLEGSNNKVFNNVIARCQYGVQVQDIAAAPLLNSPLFDIDRNTPLVSVNDSIRQNRLDTCTTALRGINLSNVVEAGLNWLGNSTFLAVRGTSGSAGAVVTLGAPGGFPAQSAFEPTGFITYSPFLNSRTDASAAAGFQGDLSFLNVDRFCPTPGPVACLQKGVDFVTENGTVYMSAEVYNQSVVITKNLTLTNTGAPTTIQNVTLNSLGKVLTLGSPVSITGALTLNSGLISSTATNLLTLTNTATSSAGNANSFVSGPMQKNGNSAFVFPLGKGSTWARLGISAPATAATSFLAEYFAASYPSAALAGALTSVSRVEYWNLARTAGTDNVTVRLFWEDGTRSGITFSPKLQVARFDGTAWNTEGNGGLDGSAPAGSVASAAAVSQFSPFTFASLPPLPVELVRFQAAAAPNGVVDLRWATASERDNKGFGLERSLDGQLWQQLAFVPGQGSTLLRQEYRYADRPGTFGRPLYYRLRQQDMGGRSTYSSVATVVLAASDVAGTLTLHPNPASPTDQVTLGLSRPLGSAARLLLLDLTGRLVMSQPVPANATETTLTLPDELAAGTYLVQLTGTKQFSKPTRLVRK